TATGTGCGCAGGTTTCTTGAGTCAAAATCTGTTCTCTCATAACGGTAAATATTGTAGACAGAATCTAACTCATATTTGCCCATTGATTTTTTTCTGTCTTCCAAAATGAAAAACTCTGTGTAGATAATATTGAAGTTGATGCGGTCAGTATTTATTTTTCCTTTTTTATACGTTGCAGTATGTTCTTCAACTAAACCATATTGTTTTGAAGCACGATAGGTGACTATTTCCATGTTGGTGTAAATAGATTTCATGAAAAGAGACAAGCTGCTTGAGTTGAGAGATGAGTACAGATCTGAATCAATTTCCTGCGCTTCCATTTCAGCGCAGCTCAGCAGCAATATAAAGACAAATATATTTTTCACGTGATCAATAATTATTGACAGAAAGATAAAAAAAAATCCCGGAATCTGATAGTTGATTCCGGGATATATGTAGTCGCTCTATTTTATCATCCAACATGATCAGACGGAAAAACAGATCGTCAGGAAAGGCAATTATTACACATCATTCCGCCCATTCCGCCCATTCCGCCGCCGCCCATTGGCATAGCCGGTTCCGGTTCAGGGATGTCACCAATCACACATTCGGTAGTCAAGAACATAGAAGCAATAGATGCTGCATTTTCAATAGCAATGCGTGTTACTTTGGTTGGGTCAATGACACCGGCATCAAATAAATCTTCAAAAACTTCAGTTCTTGCGTTGTACCCGAAGTTGCCTTTACCTTCCATCACTTTTTGCACAACAACTGCTCCTTCACCTCCGGCATTAAGAACAATCTGACGTAAAGGTTCTTCAACAGCTCGTTTTACAATGAGAATTCCGGTTGATTCATCTTCATTGTCACCTTTCAATTTGTCTAATGCAGGGATGGTTCTGATTAAGGCTACACCACCACCGGCAACAATTCCTTCTTCAACGGCAGCACGGGTTGCAGACAGTGCATCATCAACTCGATCTTTTTTCTCTTTCATCTCAACCTCGGTAGCTGCACCAACATAAAGTACAGCAACTCCACCGGCTAATTTTGCCAAACGTTCTTGTAATTTTTCTTTGTCGTAATCAGATGTCGTTGATTCAATTTGCGCTTTGATTTGTCCAATTCTGGCTTTGATATCTGCTTTTTTGCCGGATCCGTTGATAATGGTTGTATTGTCCTTGTCAATATCAATTTTAGAACAAGTACCTAGCATGCTTATGTTTGCGTGTTCAAGGGTAAGTCCTGTTTCTTCTGAAATCACAGTTCCGCCGGTTAGTATCGCAATATCTTCTAACATGGCTTTTCTTCTGTCACCAAATCCAGGAGCTTTTACAGCAGCAATTTTTAATCCTGCTTTTAGTCTGTTAATTACTAAAGTTGCTAACGCATTGCCATCAACATCTTCTGCAATGATC
This genomic stretch from Crocinitomicaceae bacterium harbors:
- the groL gene encoding chaperonin GroEL (60 kDa chaperone family; promotes refolding of misfolded polypeptides especially under stressful conditions; forms two stacked rings of heptamers to form a barrel-shaped 14mer; ends can be capped by GroES; misfolded proteins enter the barrel where they are refolded when GroES binds), encoding MAKEILFNIDARDRLKRGVDALANAVKITLGPKGRNVIIGKKFGAPIITKDGVSVAKEIELKDSIENMGAQIVKEVASKTADIAGDGTTTATVLAQAIITGGLKNLAAGANPMDLKRGIDKAVETVVKTLKKNSQEIGSNNDKIKQVATISANNDEFVGGLIAEAMAKVGNEGVITVEEAKGTATEVKTVEGMQFDRGYLSPYFVTNAEKMIVEMDNPYILIYDKKISNIQELLPVLEPVAQSGRPLLIIAEDVDGNALATLVINRLKAGLKIAAVKAPGFGDRRKAMLEDIAILTGGTVISEETGLTLEHANISMLGTCSKIDIDKDNTTIINGSGKKADIKARIGQIKAQIESTTSDYDKEKLQERLAKLAGGVAVLYVGAATEVEMKEKKDRVDDALSATRAAVEEGIVAGGGVALIRTIPALDKLKGDNEDESTGILIVKRAVEEPLRQIVLNAGGEGAVVVQKVMEGKGNFGYNARTEVFEDLFDAGVIDPTKVTRIAIENAASIASMFLTTECVIGDIPEPEPAMPMGGGGMGGMGGMMCNNCLS